A part of Thalassophryne amazonica chromosome 3, fThaAma1.1, whole genome shotgun sequence genomic DNA contains:
- the traip gene encoding E3 ubiquitin-protein ligase TRAIP — MPIRAYCTICSDFFDHSRDVAAIHCGHTFHYTCLLQWFQTAPTKTCPQCRKQVSTRHIICKLYFDIAGDEEGAVDAESLQNELDRAKALLSSKERDWRETEKVVDSLKETVNRQKRDLDNVRKEVEEKLMVCSALRKQMSYLETQQSDAQAAKEEARKLRNKMKTYERLDVLLHGTRDEVEAMIKETGVSPAAMEHLSTFCISLKKEYEHLKGSLKSSNDTCEKLRREVVASNNKLQKATVEMNHTKEDMKSLQNDLTSADKEISSLKKKVEFLQKSLSTPTRTNEALSRLIFESPAPVELKQPRLHQPADSKDIDLNLTFDIATPDDAAKRSAQFSSKKMRLDATVPSVSKHGEKSSSLNKAQNEDGLMDPFLRNSLLFRKKTLGSMLDPQRIKPGVVRTGYDGLGGRTKFIQPSPLSEIRPLMKVKRKKVVKPPVKSSACPTLDSYLE, encoded by the exons ATGCCTATCAGAGCTTATTGTACAATTTGTTCGGATTTCTTCGACCACTCCAGAGATGTTGCTGCCATCCATTGCGGACACACTTTCCACTACACCTG TCTGCTTCAGTGGTTCCAGACAGCCCCCACAAAAACCTGTCCACAGTGTAGGAAACAG GTCAGCACCAGACATATTATCTGTAAACTGTACTTTGACATTGCTGGAGATGAAGAGGGGGCAGTCGACGCAGAGAGTCTGCAG AATGAGCTTGATCGAGCGAAGGCACTTTTAAGTTCtaaag AGAGAGACTGGAGGGAGACAGAGAAGGTGGTGGACAGTTTGAAGGAAACTGTCAACAGGCAGAAGAGAGACCTGGATAATGTGCGGAAAGAGGTGGAGGAAAAGCTGATGGTTTGTTCTGCCCTCAGA AAACAGATGTCATACTTGGAGACACAACAGAGTGATGCTCAGGCTGCCAAAGAGGAGGCCAGGAAGCTCAGGAACAAAATGAAAACCTATGAGAG GCTGGACGTGTTGTTACACGGCACTAGAGATGAGGTGGAGGCCATGATTAAAGAAACTGGTGTCAGCCCGGCTGCGATGGAGCACCTCAGCACCTTTTGCATTTCTCTTAAAAA GGAGTATGAACATCTAAAAGGAAGCCTGAAGTCTTCAAATGACACGTGTGAGAAACTGAGGAGGGAAGTGGTTGCCTCAAACAACAAG TTACAAAAAGCCACAGTGGAGATGAATCACACAAAGGAGGATATGAAGTCCCTGCAGAACGACCTGACCAGTGCTGACAAAGAGATTTCT AGTCTGAAGAAAAAAGTGGAGTTTCTCCAGAAGAGTCTCAGCACACCAACACGTACAAATGAAGCTCTTAGTCGGCTCATTTTTGAAAG CCCGGCCCCGGTGGAGCTCAAACAGCCACGTCTCCACCAGCCTGCAGATAGCAAAGACATTGACCTCAACTTGACCTTTGACATCGCGACACCAGATGATGCAGCCAAAAGATCGGCGCAGTTCTCGTCCAAGAAGATGCGTCTCGATGCTACGGT GCCGTCGGTCTCCAAACACGGTGAAAAAAGCTCTTCATTAAACAAG GCTCAGAATGAGGATGGACTCATGGATCCTTTTTTGAGGAACTCTCTTCTATTCAGAAAGAAGACTTTGGGTAGTATGTTGGACCCTCAAAGGATTAAGCCCGGAGTT GTGAGAACTGGTTACGATGGATTAGGAGGACGAACAAAATTCATCCAACCT TCTCCTTTATCAGAGATTCGCCCACTGATGAAGGTTAAAAGGAAAAAAGTGGTGAAGCCTCCAGTCAAGAGTTCAGCCTGTCCAACTTTAGACAGCTACCTCGAGTGA